In the genome of Myxococcus stipitatus, one region contains:
- a CDS encoding heme lyase CcmF/NrfE family subunit: MNGSLGYGLVLGGLAFATFGALVGLVAGMRRSEAGFPWVMRAVWGFAGCMTAANAVMVYALVTHDFSVKYVAQVGSRDTPLLYTVVSLWSALEGSILFWGLIMGLYIAAFAWIHRREHARYMQLALGTMLAVGVFFAFLIAGPANPWGAVSPVPADGPGPNPLLQNHILMIIHPPFLYLGYVGMTVPFGVAVAGLLRGEIGEAWMAPLRRWTLTAWLFLSIGIILGAWWAYAVLGWGGYWAWDPVENASFLPWLTATAFMHSTMVQERKRMLKLWTLSLALASFVLTILGTFMTRSGIFNSVHSFTQSDIGPTFLVFLGVLLVVCVALLAVRGPLLVPEGRMSSLVSREASILVNNLVFVAITFTVLLGTLYPLVSEAVRGVRVSVGEPYFNKMAVPGGIAVLFLMGVGPVLPWGTPDKATLRRQFTVPALVGLVVTAVCFAAGLRGFYPLLTFGLAGFVTVVTLRELVAPVRVRMSERKEGLLTAVMTSATKAQRRFGGYVVHLGIVLIIVAVAASSSYVTHTSGTLKMGQTLELDGYKMTFKKLVGGEEPHRTFVAALVEVTTPGGKVTEMQPRLNYYERSTDPIGTPAVRETAGEDLYISLMAFSQQAGNASLNVWVFPMVGWIWWSIPLLVLGTLIALWPRRKAAVALSSAQVGASPLAGGDAERGAA; the protein is encoded by the coding sequence GTGAACGGCTCGCTCGGATATGGGCTGGTGCTCGGAGGGCTCGCGTTCGCGACCTTCGGCGCGCTGGTCGGACTGGTCGCGGGGATGCGCCGCAGCGAAGCGGGCTTCCCGTGGGTGATGCGCGCGGTGTGGGGCTTCGCGGGCTGCATGACGGCGGCGAACGCGGTGATGGTGTACGCGCTCGTCACGCATGACTTCAGCGTGAAGTACGTGGCGCAGGTGGGCAGCCGGGACACGCCGCTGCTCTACACGGTGGTGTCGCTGTGGAGCGCGCTGGAGGGGTCCATCCTCTTCTGGGGCCTCATCATGGGCCTCTACATCGCGGCGTTCGCGTGGATCCACCGCCGCGAGCACGCGCGCTACATGCAGCTGGCGCTGGGCACCATGCTGGCGGTGGGCGTGTTCTTCGCGTTCCTCATCGCCGGTCCCGCCAACCCCTGGGGCGCCGTGTCGCCGGTGCCCGCGGATGGCCCCGGCCCCAATCCGCTGCTCCAGAACCACATCCTGATGATCATCCACCCGCCCTTCCTGTACCTGGGCTACGTGGGCATGACGGTGCCGTTCGGCGTCGCGGTGGCGGGCCTGCTGCGCGGCGAGATTGGCGAGGCGTGGATGGCGCCCCTGCGTCGCTGGACGCTGACGGCGTGGCTGTTCCTCTCCATCGGCATCATCCTGGGCGCCTGGTGGGCGTACGCGGTGCTGGGCTGGGGCGGCTACTGGGCGTGGGACCCGGTGGAGAACGCCAGCTTCCTGCCGTGGCTGACGGCGACGGCGTTCATGCACTCCACGATGGTGCAGGAGCGCAAGCGGATGCTGAAGCTGTGGACGCTGTCGCTCGCGCTGGCGTCCTTCGTGCTGACCATCCTGGGCACGTTCATGACGCGCTCGGGCATCTTCAACTCGGTCCACTCCTTCACGCAGTCGGACATCGGCCCCACGTTCCTCGTCTTCCTGGGCGTGCTGCTGGTGGTGTGCGTCGCGCTGCTGGCGGTGCGCGGTCCGCTGCTCGTTCCCGAGGGGCGGATGAGCTCGCTGGTGTCCCGCGAGGCGAGCATCCTGGTGAACAACCTGGTGTTCGTGGCCATCACCTTCACGGTGCTGCTGGGCACGCTCTACCCGCTGGTGTCCGAGGCGGTGCGCGGCGTGCGCGTCAGCGTGGGTGAGCCGTACTTCAACAAGATGGCGGTGCCGGGTGGCATCGCGGTGCTGTTCCTGATGGGCGTGGGCCCGGTGCTGCCGTGGGGCACGCCGGACAAGGCCACGCTGCGCCGGCAGTTCACCGTCCCCGCGCTGGTGGGGCTGGTGGTGACGGCGGTGTGCTTCGCGGCGGGCCTGCGCGGCTTCTATCCCCTGCTCACCTTCGGGCTGGCGGGGTTCGTCACCGTCGTCACCCTGCGGGAGCTGGTGGCGCCGGTGCGCGTGCGCATGTCGGAGCGCAAGGAAGGCCTGCTGACCGCCGTCATGACGAGCGCCACCAAGGCCCAGCGCCGCTTCGGCGGCTACGTGGTGCACCTGGGCATCGTGCTCATCATCGTCGCGGTGGCCGCGTCGTCCTCGTACGTGACGCACACCTCCGGCACGCTCAAGATGGGCCAGACGCTGGAGCTGGACGGCTACAAGATGACGTTCAAGAAGCTGGTGGGCGGTGAGGAGCCGCACCGCACCTTCGTCGCGGCGCTCGTGGAGGTGACGACTCCGGGCGGCAAGGTGACGGAGATGCAGCCCCGGCTGAACTACTACGAGCGGAGCACGGACCCCATCGGCACGCCCGCGGTGCGCGAGACGGCGGGTGAGGACCTCTACATCTCCCTCATGGCCTTCTCCCAGCAGGCGGGGAACGCGAGCCTCAACGTCTGGGTCTTCCCCATGGTGGGGTGGATCTGGTGGAGCATCCCGCTGCTGGTGCTGGGCACGCTCATCGCGCTGTGGCCGCGCCGCAAGGCGGCGGTGGCGCTGTCGAGCGCGCAGGTGGGCGCCTCGCCGTTGGCGGGTGGTGACGCGGAGCGGGGGGCGGCCTGA
- a CDS encoding TlpA family protein disulfide reductase, giving the protein MKRWRYTLLFVALCAGLLAVLAKGFGRNPHEVPFMLSGKPAPDFVLRSLDTGERVSLADLKGRPVVINFWASWCVPCMYEHPVLEWGQREFGSQAVFLGVVFEDTEDNARAFLRKNGYSFPQLVDPRSRMAVSYGVAGVPETYFIDPSGTIRGKHVGPIDPESLTQRIRELTATAAAPSPAEAARP; this is encoded by the coding sequence ATGAAGCGCTGGCGCTACACGCTGTTGTTCGTGGCCCTCTGCGCGGGGCTGCTCGCGGTGCTGGCCAAGGGCTTCGGGCGCAACCCGCACGAGGTGCCCTTCATGCTCTCGGGCAAGCCCGCCCCGGACTTCGTGCTGCGCTCGCTGGACACCGGGGAGCGCGTGAGCCTGGCGGACCTCAAGGGCCGCCCGGTGGTCATCAACTTCTGGGCCTCCTGGTGTGTGCCGTGCATGTATGAGCACCCGGTGCTCGAGTGGGGCCAGCGGGAGTTCGGCTCGCAGGCGGTGTTCCTGGGCGTCGTGTTCGAGGACACCGAGGACAACGCCCGGGCCTTCCTGCGCAAGAACGGGTACAGCTTCCCGCAGCTGGTGGACCCGCGCTCGCGCATGGCGGTGAGCTACGGCGTGGCCGGGGTGCCGGAGACGTACTTCATCGACCCGTCGGGCACCATCCGAGGCAAGCACGTGGGGCCCATCGACCCGGAGTCGCTCACCCAGCGCATCCGGGAGCTGACGGCCACCGCGGCGGCGCCCTCCCCCGCCGAGGCCGCGCGCCCGTAG
- a CDS encoding zinc ribbon domain-containing protein, translated as MRCPECGEASNGRLKYCENCGAKMPESPQGLTGSRPALRPSKPKRAMEEPSYAAEILDEEEEHRHGVGARGAPPSARMREDAAEDTDPGQSRPRYDGPRWLASVPAHSQSVVGLAMLAFALALTILPSFESVGVVGTVLAVAGAVLLLARELRLAGEGAGLTRLLPEVLYRPEVPAAYSVLLAALTVRMLGIGFTPLLWLVASGLIIHDQYRKVIAGPEGVLARYFDPRRLLLVPEVVALGGVALCLLTLYAPWHTMTTLPVVADAPVPAGPPELKVIGQQRPVDDSLYSAGAGVITLAGWDLSGAVLFELLLISLLGLLALKPEVRRPAWTRFAPAGVVGLGLVWALLHMRLVPGPLIFVMGLGAMGFQAFRYLTGWQDDAEPVPAPAYDTGGYATRPDGDEVDEPEPDPDDMYPDDEPEPDPDDMYPDDEEADDKPRGR; from the coding sequence ATGCGGTGCCCGGAGTGCGGCGAGGCCTCGAACGGCCGGCTGAAGTACTGCGAGAACTGTGGCGCGAAGATGCCGGAGAGCCCCCAGGGGCTCACGGGCTCGCGCCCCGCGCTGAGGCCGTCGAAGCCCAAGCGCGCGATGGAAGAGCCCTCCTACGCGGCGGAGATCCTCGACGAGGAGGAGGAGCACCGTCACGGTGTCGGCGCGCGCGGGGCTCCCCCCTCCGCGCGGATGCGGGAAGACGCCGCGGAGGACACGGACCCGGGGCAGTCGCGGCCGCGGTACGACGGGCCCCGGTGGCTGGCCAGCGTGCCGGCGCATTCGCAGAGCGTGGTGGGGCTGGCGATGCTGGCCTTCGCGCTGGCGCTCACCATCCTCCCCTCCTTCGAGAGCGTGGGCGTGGTGGGCACGGTGCTCGCGGTGGCGGGTGCGGTGTTGCTGCTCGCGCGGGAGCTGCGGCTCGCGGGCGAGGGGGCGGGGCTCACGCGGCTGCTTCCGGAGGTGCTGTATCGGCCCGAGGTCCCCGCGGCGTACTCGGTGCTGCTGGCCGCGCTGACGGTGCGCATGCTGGGGATTGGCTTCACGCCGCTGCTGTGGCTCGTGGCGTCGGGCCTCATCATCCATGACCAGTACCGCAAGGTCATCGCGGGGCCGGAAGGCGTCCTGGCGCGCTATTTCGACCCGAGGCGGCTGTTGCTCGTGCCGGAGGTGGTGGCGCTGGGTGGCGTGGCGTTGTGCCTGCTGACGCTCTATGCGCCCTGGCACACGATGACCACGCTGCCCGTGGTGGCGGATGCGCCGGTGCCCGCGGGGCCGCCGGAGCTGAAGGTCATCGGGCAGCAGCGGCCGGTCGATGATTCGCTGTACTCGGCGGGCGCCGGGGTCATCACGCTGGCGGGCTGGGACCTGTCCGGCGCGGTGCTGTTCGAGCTGCTGTTGATTTCGCTGTTGGGGTTGCTGGCGCTGAAGCCGGAGGTGCGCCGCCCCGCGTGGACGCGCTTCGCGCCAGCCGGCGTGGTGGGGCTGGGGTTGGTGTGGGCGCTGCTGCACATGCGGCTGGTGCCGGGCCCGCTCATCTTCGTCATGGGCTTGGGCGCCATGGGCTTCCAGGCCTTCCGCTACCTCACGGGGTGGCAGGACGACGCCGAGCCGGTGCCCGCGCCGGCGTACGACACGGGTGGCTACGCCACACGACCGGACGGCGACGAGGTGGACGAGCCCGAGCCGGACCCGGACGACATGTACCCGGATGACGAGCCCGAGCCGGACCCGGACGACATGTATCCGGACGACGAGGAAGCGGACGACAAGCCGCGAGGCCGTTGA
- a CDS encoding serine hydrolase domain-containing protein: MVRAWLGVRVVVGLALVLGVSPALAAGKRESIEKLAARYHEYRQFNGAVLVADEKGVVLKKAYGLANFEWRVPVAPDTKFRIASLSKQFTAMVIMQLVAEGKLGLEDSLGKLLPEYRQDTGARITLTHLLNHTSGIPNFTSHPDFGSKAARNPIPAAEFIKQFASGDLEFEPGTKYAYSNSGYYLLGSIIERVTGRTYAQAVQERIFDPVGMKSSGYDVSAEVLPKRASGYAAMPDGIRNAAYLEMSHPFAAGGLYSTVEDLYRWDRALRTDTLLPAALKQRMFTPGLQGYAFGWEVQPVKLDDGKTEVVLQSHRGGVEGFSTLIARSPDKKLAVIVLSNVRGSNVQGLASGILSILHGVDPQAPRRSIAEAVMTALAKGTVAEAVATYRTLKATKPDEYRFNPGELNRLGYQLLKAGRLADSIELFKLNVEMYPQDGNAHDSLGEAYLARGDKALAAESYRRALELDPKNASAAKVLEELGPLVPKAP, from the coding sequence ATGGTGCGGGCGTGGCTGGGTGTTCGAGTGGTGGTGGGCCTGGCGCTGGTGCTCGGGGTCTCCCCGGCGCTGGCGGCGGGCAAGAGGGAGTCCATCGAGAAGCTCGCCGCCCGATATCATGAGTATCGCCAGTTCAACGGCGCGGTGCTCGTCGCGGACGAGAAGGGCGTCGTCCTGAAGAAGGCGTATGGCCTCGCGAACTTCGAGTGGCGGGTGCCTGTCGCGCCGGACACGAAGTTCCGCATCGCGTCGCTCTCCAAGCAGTTCACCGCCATGGTCATCATGCAGCTGGTGGCCGAGGGGAAGCTGGGGCTGGAGGACTCGCTGGGCAAGCTCCTGCCGGAGTACCGCCAGGACACGGGGGCGCGCATCACGCTGACGCACCTCTTGAACCACACCTCGGGCATTCCCAACTTCACGTCACATCCGGACTTCGGGTCGAAGGCCGCGCGCAATCCCATCCCCGCCGCCGAGTTCATCAAACAGTTCGCCAGTGGGGACCTCGAGTTCGAGCCGGGGACGAAGTACGCGTACAGCAACTCGGGTTACTACCTGCTGGGGAGCATCATCGAGCGGGTGACGGGCAGGACGTATGCGCAGGCGGTCCAGGAGCGCATCTTCGACCCGGTGGGGATGAAGAGCTCGGGCTACGACGTGAGCGCGGAGGTGCTCCCGAAGCGCGCGAGTGGTTACGCCGCCATGCCCGACGGCATCCGCAACGCGGCCTACCTCGAGATGAGTCATCCGTTCGCCGCGGGTGGGTTGTACTCGACGGTGGAGGACCTGTACCGGTGGGACCGGGCGCTGCGAACGGACACGCTGCTGCCAGCGGCGCTCAAGCAGCGGATGTTCACCCCGGGCCTCCAGGGTTATGCGTTCGGCTGGGAGGTGCAGCCGGTCAAGCTGGATGATGGGAAGACGGAGGTCGTCCTCCAGAGTCATCGCGGCGGAGTCGAGGGGTTCTCCACCCTCATCGCGCGTTCGCCGGACAAGAAGCTGGCGGTCATCGTCCTGTCGAACGTCCGTGGCTCCAACGTGCAGGGGCTGGCGTCCGGAATCCTGAGCATCCTGCACGGCGTCGACCCGCAGGCGCCGCGCCGCTCCATCGCCGAGGCCGTGATGACGGCGCTCGCGAAGGGCACCGTCGCCGAGGCGGTTGCCACGTACCGCACGCTCAAGGCGACGAAGCCGGATGAGTACCGGTTCAACCCGGGCGAGCTGAACCGGCTCGGCTACCAGCTCCTGAAGGCGGGACGGCTCGCGGATTCCATCGAGCTCTTCAAGCTCAACGTGGAGATGTATCCCCAGGATGGGAATGCGCACGACAGCCTCGGCGAGGCGTATCTCGCCAGAGGCGACAAGGCGCTCGCCGCCGAGAGCTATCGCCGCGCGCTGGAGTTGGATCCGAAGAACGCGAGCGCGGCGAAGGTCCTCGAGGAGCTTGGGCCGCTCGTGCCCAAGGCTCCCTGA